The following is a genomic window from Polaribacter atrinae.
AGGCGTTAAAACAGATATTGTTTTAAACCAACTAAAAATAATGCGACTAAGAAATACTTCTAAAGCATTTAAAGGAACAATAAACATCAATGAAAGTTCTGAAAATGAATTAAATATAACCTGGTCTACCAAAAAAGATTTTGCTCAACTAAAAGCAAATCTTAAAACATATTCTTTTTCTATTACCTATTCAGAAAACAATACCACAAAAACTTTATCATATTAGAATACTAATGAATAAACCTTAAGTTAAAAGGTCCTTTAAAAGATTAGAAAATAAATTTTCTCTTTCACTGAAAATCATATATTTGTAAGCTTAAACAAGCAAAGACTTATTATATGAGCGATTCTAGAAAAAGACACGAAGCTTTATTATATCACGCAAAACCAAAACCAGGAAAGATAGAGGTAGTTCCTACTAAAAAATATGCCACTCAACACGACTTAGCATTGGCATATTCACCCGGTGTTGCAGAACCTTGCTTAGAAATTGTAAAAGATAAAAACAATGCATATAAATATACTGCAAAAGGAAACTTAGTAGCAGTAATTTCTAACGGAACTGCAGTTTTAGGCTTAGGAGACATTGGTCCGGAAGCTTCTAAACCAGTAATGGAAGGAAAAGGATTACTTTTTAAAATATTTGCAGATATCGATGTTTTTGACATTGAAGTTGATGCAACTGATGTAGAACTTTTTATACAAACCGTAAAAGCAATTGCTCCTACTTTTGGAGGAATAAACTTAGAAGATATTAAAGCACCAGAAGCTTTTGAAATTGAAAGAAGGTTAAAAGAGGAATTAGACATTCCGGTAATGCATGATGACCAACACGGAACAGCAATTATTTCTGCTGCAGCCTTAAAAAATGCCATAGACATTACCAACAAAGATATTAGTAAAGTAAAAATTGTTGTTAATGGAGCTGGAGCTGCTGCAATTTCTTGCACACTTTTGTATTTAAAATTAGGTGCAAAGAAAGAAAACGTGGTAATGTGCGACAGTAAAGGCGTTATTAGAAGCGATAGAGACAACCTTACCTCACAAAAAGCAGAATTTGCAACCGATAGAGATTTGCACACGCTAGATGAAGCCATGCATAATGCAGATGTATTTATTGGTTTATCTAAAGGAAACGTGGTTTCTCCTGAGATGCTTTTAACAATGGCAAAAGACCCCATTGTTTTTGCTATGGCAAACCCAGTTGCAGAAATAGATTACGATGTAGCAGTTGCTACAAGAAAGGATATTATTATGGCTACAGGAAGATCTGATCATCCTAACCAAGTGAATAATGTACTTGGATTTCCATTTATTTTTAGAGGTGCTTTAGATGTTAGAGCTACCAAAATTAATGAAGAAATGAAAATGGCAGCCGTTCATGCTTTAGCAGATTTAGCTAAAAAATCGGTGCCAGAGCAAGTAAATATTGTCTATGATGAAGTAAGTTTAGCTTACGGAAGAGAGTATATTATTCCAAAACCATTTGATCCAAGATTAATTTATGAAATTCCACCAGCAATTGCAAAAGCTGCAATGGATTCTGGTGTTGCATTAGAACCAATTGAAGATTGGGATAAATATAGAGAAGAGTTAATGGAACGTTCTGGTTCTGGAAGTAAAGAAATTAGAATTTTACACAACAGAGCAAAGAGCAATAGAAAACGTATTGTGTTTGCAGAAGCAGACCATATAGATGTTTTAAAAGCTGCGCAAAGAGTACATGACGAAAAGATTGGTGACCCAATATTATTGGGAAGAAAAGAAGTAATCTTAGCTTTAAAAGCAGAAATTGGTTTTACTGCAATTGTACCAATTATTGATCCAAAAATAGACGAAGAAACAGAACGTAGAGAACGTTTTGGAAAGATTTATTGGCAAAATAGACGACGTAAAGGACGTACTTTATCTGAAGCAACAAAATTAATGCGAGAACGTAATTATTTTGCTGCAATGATGGTGAACGAAAAAGAAGCAGATGCTTTAATTACAGGATATTCTAGACCTTACCCAACAGTTTTAAAGCCTATTTTAGAATTGATTGAAAAAGACAAAGGAGTTACTAAAATTGCTGCAACCAACTTAATGTTAACAAAACAAGGTCCGTTATTTTTAGCAGACACTACAATTAACATAAACCCTACGGCAAAAGAATTGGTGAAAATTACTCAAATGACTGGTAATTTTGTAAAAATGCTTGGAATGAAACCAAATATGGCAATGGTCTCTTTTTCTAACTTTGGATCTTCAAACTCTGAAACTTCTAAGAAAATTAGTGAAGCCGTTTCTTATTTACACCGTCATTTTCCAGACACTGTTATCGATGGAGAATTGCAAGCAGATTTTGCTTTAAACCCAGAAATGTTGGCAAAAGAATTTCCATTTTCTAAACTAAATGGTAAAAAAGTAAATGTTTTAATTTTCCCTAATTTAGAATCAGCAAACATTACTTATAAGTTAATGAAACAATTAAACCACGCAGAATCTATTGGTCCTATAATTTTAGGATTAAGTAAACCTGTACATATTTTACAATTAGGTTCTAGTGTAGATGAAATGGTAAACATGGCTGCATTGGCTGCTGTGGATGCTCAAGAAAAAGAAAAAAGATCTAAAATTAATAATAATTTAGTGTAAGAAGAATTTGATGTGAGAGTCAAATTTAAAGAACATACATCATAGGCAATTTCCTTTTATCATTTAAAGGCTATTTTCTATGATTTATAAAATATAATTTGCTCTCACAGCAAACCTAAAATAAATTCTTACTTTAGAGGCTTAGAAAAAATACTATATGATTACACAAGTTAGAGGAAGATTGGTAGAGAAAAACCCAACAGAGGTTGTT
Proteins encoded in this region:
- a CDS encoding NADP-dependent malic enzyme yields the protein MSDSRKRHEALLYHAKPKPGKIEVVPTKKYATQHDLALAYSPGVAEPCLEIVKDKNNAYKYTAKGNLVAVISNGTAVLGLGDIGPEASKPVMEGKGLLFKIFADIDVFDIEVDATDVELFIQTVKAIAPTFGGINLEDIKAPEAFEIERRLKEELDIPVMHDDQHGTAIISAAALKNAIDITNKDISKVKIVVNGAGAAAISCTLLYLKLGAKKENVVMCDSKGVIRSDRDNLTSQKAEFATDRDLHTLDEAMHNADVFIGLSKGNVVSPEMLLTMAKDPIVFAMANPVAEIDYDVAVATRKDIIMATGRSDHPNQVNNVLGFPFIFRGALDVRATKINEEMKMAAVHALADLAKKSVPEQVNIVYDEVSLAYGREYIIPKPFDPRLIYEIPPAIAKAAMDSGVALEPIEDWDKYREELMERSGSGSKEIRILHNRAKSNRKRIVFAEADHIDVLKAAQRVHDEKIGDPILLGRKEVILALKAEIGFTAIVPIIDPKIDEETERRERFGKIYWQNRRRKGRTLSEATKLMRERNYFAAMMVNEKEADALITGYSRPYPTVLKPILELIEKDKGVTKIAATNLMLTKQGPLFLADTTININPTAKELVKITQMTGNFVKMLGMKPNMAMVSFSNFGSSNSETSKKISEAVSYLHRHFPDTVIDGELQADFALNPEMLAKEFPFSKLNGKKVNVLIFPNLESANITYKLMKQLNHAESIGPIILGLSKPVHILQLGSSVDEMVNMAALAAVDAQEKEKRSKINNNLV